A stretch of the Hypomesus transpacificus isolate Combined female unplaced genomic scaffold, fHypTra1 scaffold_61, whole genome shotgun sequence genome encodes the following:
- the ppp1r35 gene encoding protein phosphatase 1 regulatory subunit 35 isoform X2 — MSTAAPQPPTLGSPPQPAPFTIVPTCPELDLSLPLIPASPPPFPAPPPPCRASPPSSLVTGAACQQVRCRREITVIAEPSNNTPPQHSNSHLEGKHHHGAKEKARSEERGLVLSDGAELNSTLALRAELQELAGAQFNSQKAVQQQLKSSRTRDSISSRATEAVNVPPSQQLYRALVSISVEEELLINNALHDRLQLVLPTRVIGCKKEVGPELRVFVRAEQRREKPLLPGLDQAMPCPQPTTCPAHSTFDLYHRHACWGVGL; from the exons ATGAGCACAGCTGCCCCCCAGCCGCCTACTCTGGGCTCCCCTCCTCAGCCCGCCCCTTTCACCATAGTACCCACCTGCCCAGAGCTAgacctgtccctccccctcataCCGGCCTCGCCCCCACCTTTCCcggccccacccccaccctgccgaGCCTCACCCCCATCCAGCCTGGTTACAGGAGCAGCCTGCCAgcag GTACGCTGTAGGAGGGAGATCACGGTGATCGCAGAGCCTAGCAACAACACTCCACCCCAACATTCCAACAGCCACCTTGAGGGCAAGCATCACCATG GAGCCAAGGAGAAGGCTCGTTCTGAGGAGAGGGGCCTGGTCCTGTCGGACGGGGCGGAGTTGAACTCCACTCTTGCTCTGAGGGCAGAGCTACAGGAGCTGGCGGGGGCACAGTTCAACTCCCAGAAGGCAGTGCAGCAACAGCTGAAGTCCTCCAGGACAAGAGACAGCATCAGCAGCAGAGCTACCGAgg cggTGAATGTCCCGCCCTCCCAGCAGCTCTACAGGGCATTGGTCAGCATCAGCGTGGAGGAGGAGCTACTGATCAACAACGCACTTCATGATAGGCTCCAGCTAGTCCTCCCTACACGTGTGATTGGCTGCAAG aAGGAGGTGGGGCCAGAGTTGAGGGTGTTCGTGAGggcggagcagaggagagagaagccacTCCTACCAGGATTGGACCAGGCTATGCCATGCCCACAACCGACCACATGCCCCGCCCACTCAACCTTTGACCTCTACCACAGACATGCCTGCTGGGGGGTAGGGCTCtga
- the ppp1r35 gene encoding protein phosphatase 1 regulatory subunit 35 isoform X1: MSTAAPQPPTLGSPPQPAPFTIVPTCPELDLSLPLIPASPPPFPAPPPPCRASPPSSLVTGAACQQVRCRREITVIAEPSNNTPPQHSNSHLEGKHHHGNPLPGVQTAGAKEKARSEERGLVLSDGAELNSTLALRAELQELAGAQFNSQKAVQQQLKSSRTRDSISSRATEAVNVPPSQQLYRALVSISVEEELLINNALHDRLQLVLPTRVIGCKKEVGPELRVFVRAEQRREKPLLPGLDQAMPCPQPTTCPAHSTFDLYHRHACWGVGL, from the exons ATGAGCACAGCTGCCCCCCAGCCGCCTACTCTGGGCTCCCCTCCTCAGCCCGCCCCTTTCACCATAGTACCCACCTGCCCAGAGCTAgacctgtccctccccctcataCCGGCCTCGCCCCCACCTTTCCcggccccacccccaccctgccgaGCCTCACCCCCATCCAGCCTGGTTACAGGAGCAGCCTGCCAgcag GTACGCTGTAGGAGGGAGATCACGGTGATCGCAGAGCCTAGCAACAACACTCCACCCCAACATTCCAACAGCCACCTTGAGGGCAAGCATCACCATGGTAACCCTCTCCCTGGGGTCCAGACAGCAG GAGCCAAGGAGAAGGCTCGTTCTGAGGAGAGGGGCCTGGTCCTGTCGGACGGGGCGGAGTTGAACTCCACTCTTGCTCTGAGGGCAGAGCTACAGGAGCTGGCGGGGGCACAGTTCAACTCCCAGAAGGCAGTGCAGCAACAGCTGAAGTCCTCCAGGACAAGAGACAGCATCAGCAGCAGAGCTACCGAgg cggTGAATGTCCCGCCCTCCCAGCAGCTCTACAGGGCATTGGTCAGCATCAGCGTGGAGGAGGAGCTACTGATCAACAACGCACTTCATGATAGGCTCCAGCTAGTCCTCCCTACACGTGTGATTGGCTGCAAG aAGGAGGTGGGGCCAGAGTTGAGGGTGTTCGTGAGggcggagcagaggagagagaagccacTCCTACCAGGATTGGACCAGGCTATGCCATGCCCACAACCGACCACATGCCCCGCCCACTCAACCTTTGACCTCTACCACAGACATGCCTGCTGGGGGGTAGGGCTCtga
- the zgc:153012 gene encoding TSC22 domain family protein 1, protein MSVGKKRSGFQITSVTLDYPGEATPPAQPASQSAPVDSSPSQQGSFSQPSTPLSPRKYNSQDAPVQGAGSPHSSRFRVVRLAQGRDEPYRRGRWTCTDFLEREEGAGLRRVMDSLRQAHSLESLETIGLGGVGGGALQTHVRALRAGNLVHSQGTSHLLAQPLAGQGEGLVGVRPLLLHSGPPSPTRHAPPPSPRLRYLPPPLRLEVDAAGRSLLRGSLSQPSSPGARDGVFQSSLTPTSTPSAFSLAQSIFSPGGPFHLAGDDSGSSSSMVAIDNKIEQAMDLVKTHLMLAVREEVELLRGQISELTERNAQLERENYILRALRDRD, encoded by the exons atgagTGTGGGGAAGAAGAGGAGTGGTTTCCAGATCACCAGCGTAACGTTAGATTACCCTGGAGAGGCCACGCCCCCtgcccaaccagccagccaatctGCTCCAGTGGACTCCTCCCCATCCCAGCAGGGCAGCTTCTCCCAGCCATCCACGCCCCTCTCACCAAGAAAATACAACTCCCAGGATGCACCAGTGCAGGGGGCGGGCTCTCCCCACAGCTCCAGGTTCCGAGTGGTGAGATTGGCCCAGGGGCGGGACGAGCCGTATCGCCGGGGAAGATGGACCTGCACAGACTTCCTggaaagggaggaaggagcGGGGCTTAGGCGGGTGATGGACAGCTTGAGACAGGCCCACTCTCTAGAGTCCCTGGAGACAATTGGtctagggggggtggggggcggggccttGCAGACTCACGTGCGCGCTCTTAGGGCGGGGAATCTCGTGCACTCTCAGGGCACCTCCCACCTTCTGGCCCAGCCATTggcaggccagggggaggggttagtgggagtgaggcccctcctcctccacagtgggcccccctcccctacccgcCATGCCCCCCCGCCCAGCCCCCGCCTCCGctacctgcccccccctctacGCCTGGAGGTGGACGCTGCCGGGAgg tcttTATTGAGGGGGTCCCTCTCCCAGCCCAGCTCTCCTGGAGCCAGAGATGGAGTGTTCCAGTCCAGCCTGACTCCCACCTCTACGCCCTCAGCCTTCAGCCTGGCCCAGTCCATCTTCTCCCCAGGGGGGCCCTTCCACTTGGCAGGGGACGACAG tgGTTCCAGTAGCAGCATGGTcgccatcgacaacaaaattgAGCAAGCCATG gacctgGTGAAGACTCACCTGATGCTGGCagtgagggaggaagtggagcTGCTTAGAGGACAGATCTCCGAGCTGACCGAGAGGAACgctcagctggagagagagaactacaTCCTGAGAGCCCTGAGAGACCgagattaa
- the mogat3a gene encoding 2-acylglycerol O-acyltransferase 2-A encodes MKIQFAPLNVPFQRRLQTAAVLQWLFSFLALAQVCLAVFVLLVVSDWWLVAVLYAGWLWLDRDTPSCGGRRSEWMRNWSVWKHFRNYFPISLVKTVDLDPSYNFLFGFHPHGVLVAGAFGNFCTEASGFSSLFPGLRPHLLMLPFWFRVPFFRDYIMGGGLVSSEKASASYLLSRPGGGSVAVLAVGGAPESLEARPGALRLQICNRKGFIKLALKHGAQLVPVFSFGENELFDQMPNPAGSPLRHLQEWLQGIMGVALPLFHARGVFQYNYGLMPYRQPIHTVVGAPIRVEQTASPSCEDIERLHSRYLQELSQLFEEHKTHYGIPADQHLLFI; translated from the exons ATGAAGATCCAGTTCGCGCCGCTCAACGTTCCATTCCAGCGGCGCCTGCAAACGGCGGCGGTGTTACAGTGGCTGTTCTCCTTTCTCGCACTTG CCcaggtgtgtctggctgtgtttgtgctgctgGTGGTCAGTGATTGGTGGCTGGTGGCGGTGCTGTATGCTGGTTGGCTGTGGTTGGATCGGGACACGCCCAGCTGCGGGGGTCGGAGGTCAGAGTGGATGAGGAACTGGAGCGTCTGGAAGCATTTCAGAAACTACTTCCCTATCTCT CTGGTGAAGACGGTGGACCTGGACCCGTCGTataacttcctgtttgggtTCCACCCCCATGGCGTCCTGGTGGCCGGTGCCTTCGGGAACTTCTGCACAGAAGCTTCCGGGTTCTCCTCGCTGTTCCCCGGGCTACGCCCACACCTGCTCATGCTGCCCTTCTGGTTCAGGGTCCCTTTCTTCAGGGACTACATcatgggtggag ggctGGTGTCCAGTGAGAAGGCCAGTGCGTCCTACCTGCTGTCCAGgccaggagggggcagtgtggcGGTGCTGGCTGTAGGGGGCGCTCCAGAGTCCCTGGAGGCTCGGCCAGGAGCCCTTAGGCTGCAGATATGCAACCGCAAGGGCTTCATCAAGCTGGCCCTAAAGcatgg GGCCCAGCTGGTCCCTGTGTTCTCCTTCGGTGAGAACGAGCTGTTTGACCAGATGCCCAACCCAGCTGGCTCCCCACTGAGACACCTGCAGGAGTGGCTGCAGGGCATCATGGGAGTAGCTCTGCCGCTGTTCCACGCCCGTGGAGTGTTCCAGTACAACTACGGGCTCATGCCCTACAGACAGCCCATACACACCGTGG tGGGCGCCCCCATCCGGGTGGAGCAGACAGCAAGTCCCAGCTGTGAGGACATTGAGCGTCTCCACTCCAGATACCTGCAGGAGCTCAGCCAGCTGTTTGAGGAGCACAAGACTCACTACGGCATCCCTGCTGACCAGCACCTGCTGTtcatctag
- the atp1b2a gene encoding sodium/potassium-transporting ATPase subunit beta-2a isoform X1, which produces MAKEDERKGSGEWKEFFWNPRTHEFLGRTASSWGLILLFYLVFYIFLAGMFVLTMYVMLLSLDDYQPTYQDRLTTPGMMIRPRGEALEIVYNRDDPDSWRSYATALDIFLSPYNDSQQARTNDVCVPDRYFVQEDSGEVRNNPKRSCQFNLSSLEECSGLSDPSYGYAHGKPCVLIKLNRVIGMLPGKDGQSPYVSCGAKKYKVGKGEWKEDSDSIGELSYFPPNGTFNLMYFPYYGKRAQVNYTQPLVAVKFQSISMNTDVNIECQINSNTIATGNERDKFAGRVSFKLRISTKD; this is translated from the exons ATGGCTAAAGAGGATGAACGGAAAGGTTCCGGGGAGTGGAAGGAGTTCTTCTGGAACCCGCGAACGCACGAATTCCTGGGTCGGACCGCGAGCAGCTGGG GTCTGATCCTGCTGTTCTACCTGGTGTTCTATATCTTCCTGGCGGGAATGTTTGTTCTGACCATGTACGTCATGTTGCTCAGCCTGGACGACTACCAGCCAACGTACCAGGACCGCCTGACcactccag ggATGATGATCCGCCCTCGGGGGGAGGCTCTGGAGATTGTGTACAATCGGGACGATCCGGACAGCTGGAGGTCCTATGCCACTGCCCTAGACATCTTCCTCTCAC cctacaaTGACTCCCAGCAGGCGCGGACCAACGacgtgtgtgttccagatcGCTACTTTGTGCAGGAGGACAGTGGCGAGGTGAGGAACAACCCCAAGCGCTCCTGCCAGTTCAACCTCTCCTCACTGGAGGAATGTTCCGGGCTCAGCGACCCGTCCTATGGATACGCCCACGGCAAGCCCTGTGTTCTCATCAAGCTCAACCgg gTTATTGGAATGTTACCAGGAAAGGATGGCCAGTCTCCATATGTCAGCTGTGGAGCAAAG AAATACAAAGTGGGAAAAGGTGAATGG AAAGAGGACTCTGACAGCATCGGGGAGCTCTCTTATTTCCCCCCAAATGGAACCTTCAACCTCATGTACTTCCCCTACTATGGCAAGAGggcccag gtgAACTACACACAGCCCCTGGTTGCTGTGAAGTTCCAGAGCATCTCCATGAACACAGATGTGAACATCGAGTGTCAGATCAACTCTAACACCATCGCCACGGGCAACGAGAGGGACAAGTTTGCAGGACGTGTCTCCTTCAAACTAAGGATCAGCACAAAAGActag
- the atp1b2a gene encoding sodium/potassium-transporting ATPase subunit beta-2a isoform X2, with protein MAKEDERKGSGEWKEFFWNPRTHEFLGRTASSWGLILLFYLVFYIFLAGMFVLTMYVMLLSLDDYQPTYQDRLTTPGMMIRPRGEALEIVYNRDDPDSWRSYATALDIFLSPYNDSQQARTNDVCVPDRYFVQEDSGEVRNNPKRSCQFNLSSLEECSGLSDPSYGYAHGKPCVLIKLNRVIGMLPGKDGQSPYVSCGAKKEDSDSIGELSYFPPNGTFNLMYFPYYGKRAQVNYTQPLVAVKFQSISMNTDVNIECQINSNTIATGNERDKFAGRVSFKLRISTKD; from the exons ATGGCTAAAGAGGATGAACGGAAAGGTTCCGGGGAGTGGAAGGAGTTCTTCTGGAACCCGCGAACGCACGAATTCCTGGGTCGGACCGCGAGCAGCTGGG GTCTGATCCTGCTGTTCTACCTGGTGTTCTATATCTTCCTGGCGGGAATGTTTGTTCTGACCATGTACGTCATGTTGCTCAGCCTGGACGACTACCAGCCAACGTACCAGGACCGCCTGACcactccag ggATGATGATCCGCCCTCGGGGGGAGGCTCTGGAGATTGTGTACAATCGGGACGATCCGGACAGCTGGAGGTCCTATGCCACTGCCCTAGACATCTTCCTCTCAC cctacaaTGACTCCCAGCAGGCGCGGACCAACGacgtgtgtgttccagatcGCTACTTTGTGCAGGAGGACAGTGGCGAGGTGAGGAACAACCCCAAGCGCTCCTGCCAGTTCAACCTCTCCTCACTGGAGGAATGTTCCGGGCTCAGCGACCCGTCCTATGGATACGCCCACGGCAAGCCCTGTGTTCTCATCAAGCTCAACCgg gTTATTGGAATGTTACCAGGAAAGGATGGCCAGTCTCCATATGTCAGCTGTGGAGCAAAG AAAGAGGACTCTGACAGCATCGGGGAGCTCTCTTATTTCCCCCCAAATGGAACCTTCAACCTCATGTACTTCCCCTACTATGGCAAGAGggcccag gtgAACTACACACAGCCCCTGGTTGCTGTGAAGTTCCAGAGCATCTCCATGAACACAGATGTGAACATCGAGTGTCAGATCAACTCTAACACCATCGCCACGGGCAACGAGAGGGACAAGTTTGCAGGACGTGTCTCCTTCAAACTAAGGATCAGCACAAAAGActag